The genomic window TATTTTcagcaaatatttttctttgtattttctgtaataattatcttacATATCTAACATGACACCTTATATAGagctgtatattttatttgcttttaacataataaatttaagtcatCGAAAATGTACTAATGTAAAATACTCAAATATAGACATTTCTGTTCTTAAACAATAATCGTTTTAACAATATCCAATTTGTTACAAGTAGTGGacgatttgaaaattaattactattttgttattataagtatagataggtaactgatattatattatacatttagcaTACCTTATGTTGGTATATATTTCACTTattcgaaattaaaatataaatttctaatactttctcatacttaattatacattttaaatctagataaaaaccataatagtaaatgaaacatattttcaaaccataataatattgtatatgcaATTACCTGTCTATCCAGTATATCAACAGTTGTACAGATCCACTTTTATCCTATatgaattgattaatttattattaatttatcaatacataTGTATTGGTAGTTATataacgtttaatattatatcatattaatatattatatggcaaGACATGAGATGTCTCAACGTTTatactagaaaatatattttctgatcTTATTATTTCcgtatctaataaataataatttaatataattagtatagtcTTTAACAATTATGAGGgctaacattttaatagttcATCCTTTCCCCCTAGAcaatctaaacattttatagaagACTCTCTCTTTATAAGACATTCGCAAATTAACGATTGTAATGTTTGATATGTGATTATTCATTCTTAAATCGTGCCGATTCTAAACCATCagggttaatattttattcataagggctataagtaggtacataacaaTTATCTAactttttcgaaaaaatattttaattattagtacctatattatattaattactaaattatagaCTTCTGATTCACTGTTAAATAGTGTTCCTTAAAAGATTACGTAACACGAACAACCTTTTTAGTTGTGCGGATCaccaattttgtaaaaaaaaatctttgagACCTACTAATagcatacctatatactaaatatagtatatacgtattcatatgcatataatgtataatatatatttaatattatatggttcaTGGCCCAGTACCATGCTGCTCGCGGCCCATGGGTTGGGAACCgctgttttaatataatataacgatttaaataaagttgtggtgattttatttttatttaaattatcttggtaattttatctataataattacctgtttacctacttattttgtCTTCCCAAACTTGATTAaggtaatatgttttttttataatgtcctattgttttatttcatatttcatatttgtaatttgatatagtactattataatattcgtattcatattatatttactaatctGGAAATTATCGGTTCACTGTGCAGTTATTGTAGCTcgctttaaatttattgatattatataactatgtatgtattaaaatttcaatcgtttgtgtattgtaaaaactttatttttattagatgtaaattaatgtacacataagtcaataaattacattttttatcaaatataggtaatagaggtttgttaaatttcaaagacttattttctatataaatcGTTAATTCGACTCAGATAAGTAAGTACtgagtagtatataataaattatacgaattgatatttacactttaaaattggatatttaatttcccgctttcaaattaaaatatataatataatatattttatatgaacctATAATCACTGTTGAGAATAGATAATGAACAtttcattacaaataattctatatacaTTGATTTAGACATAGATAAAAGTTCAAACTTAACATTTATCTAGGTTAggtaaataaagataaacttTTATCCAGATAATAtagtagataaaattaatgtttattacaatattaataaaatatgtcgaTTGTTGACTCTACTATTGAATAAAgaacaattttagtaaaatgaaataaatataattcatgaaaatgaatatgatttaaatacaatttatctacataagataatatataagtaaatctagataaatgtatctatatagtatattctatataagtCAATACTCCTATAAGTAatgattaactatatattatttacgcatatatatatatatattttgttaatataactttgctataatatttattacataacttTTAAAGTCTATATTCAATGAATCGTTCatctaataatgaattaattaacattttttttttatttatcatgtaaATCAATAGTATTGTacctaactaatattattgtagaattGAATTTTTGACTTGAATAGAGAAAGTGTATAAACTATGACTGTAAAATCGTTACatcacattttgtttttttaagtactcgataattattttgcaataatacatcaacaacaataatctattgtattacattcagtataaataataataataatttaacattatcacGTTATGAAGACGATCCTCATTAATTGCTGttgttggtttattttttccagAGCTCAATCGTACGTTGTTCAGTTACCGGGAGATTTCGTTTGTGAAGATTGTACCATTAGATTACTCAGAGAAGCATTAGAATGGGGCAATAGCTACAGGTTTTGGTCATGCGCTGATGTCGATATCAaaaacagtaatttttttttcgcttaTATTTGTCATATAATAGCTATTATTACCCGTAATTGATAGGTATAccttatacataaaatgtagcAATAGTCAGCgaattttgtattcatttgatcaaatatttatcacaaatcgtaaaatacttacatatattctttgaatttcaatttatcgagattctacaatataaatcaaatttagtcTTAGTTAGCTTAGAGGTTCCTGCAGTTCACCATTTCATTGCAAATTGTTGCAGTAAACTTTTAATACCCatggtttttattactttatagaatatttaaatacgtagttaaacttttaatgaaaatataaaaaataatatcatctcattgtattttgtaaatttatttcaaatatattctacttaattataaacatagacATAAACAACGCAAATAGATCTAAACCAAAAAGtaatagctattttttttttcataaatccaaacaatttttaaatgaaaattaagtttgataaattcattaattttaattgaatggcgtatttttataattagtgatTAACTATTCTCTAGAATCgacgtattatttaaatttcttttgtttttagaaaaaaattaccgaGAAGATTGCAGTGGCAAAGGCCGTTACTTGTTATCGAAGTGCCGGTGTGACAAACTGTATTACGGTTCTCGATGTCAATATAAAGATGAATGCGTTGAAGACAGCGATTGTGGTGATCAAGGCAGGTGTATAGATGTCCACGCAACGTCCGCTCCCAGGAAACAATGTTATTGCGAGCCCGGATGGTTTGGACCAGCGTGCACTAAACGTAAgaaatacgtttaaaaatcataaatgagTTATAACATACATGcactttattttctaaatggtATACGATTTCAATAtgtcaagtatataataatagactgTTAATAATTTCACAGTTATTACGGTTTTTAATAACGGCATAGTTAGATGcaaatattgtgattttaaattttgacacTGACGTGAAAGATATAAGCCATTACTCAACCTTCAAAATGCCTCAtcatatttagataatatgtgtaaattaAGTCCATTGTATGTACTCTAACTCTAGTTGATAGAATGAAGTATAGTTActtgaaatgtataaatgttgttACTGCAttaacatttatgttttttagtacaacaatgcaaaatatattaagtaatcaataataacgctacaatgttataaattaaaattaaaaagatgtaaaacaatatatttattttgtattaatatttttcaggaTCATCATTGAAATCAAATGAAATTGATTTGAGCAATCACAGATTCAGAGAACTTTCAAAGGACTTTCATTTATATTGGAAAATATTCAAAGAAGAAGGCGAAATTGAAGTTGTGTTAAGAGCGAACAGTACCAGTTACTTAGGGCTAGGTTGGCGACCAAAAGATTTGACTGCTGAGTGTAAGAATTTCCCAGCATTAGCAGACTTGCCGGGAGCAAAAGCTGTAGCAGCAATACCCAAACCCGAACCAGAACCAGAACCAAAAAGCGAACCTGAACCCAAAAGTGAACCTGAACCCAAAAGTGAACCAGAACCTAAAAGTGAACCAGAGCCAAAGAGTGAACCTGAACCTAAGAGCGAACCGGAACCGAAGAGTGAGCCGGAACCGAAGAGCGAGCCGGAACCTAAAAGTGAACCTGAACCTAAAAGCGAACCAGAGCCAAAGAGTGAACCTGAACCTAAGAGCGAACCGGAACCGAAGAGTGAGCCGGAACCGAAGAGCGAGCCAGAACCGAAGAGCGAGCCGGAACCTAAAAGTGAACCTGAACCTAAAAGCGAACCAGAGCCAAAGAGTGAACCTGAACCAAAAACTGAACCAGAACCAAAGAGTGAACCAAAACCAACGTCAGGACCGAAATCAAGTAGTAAACCTGAACCAGAACCCGAGCCCACGACAAGCGCAGAACCTTCACCGGAACCTACTACTTTGTCAACAACAACCATTGCTAGTTCCACTCGGCCTAAACCATCATTTTTCCGAACCAGAGGTCGGCTTCAAAAACCAAAGCCTACCGATGAACCGGAAGCTGCAGTATCAACTGCTACTGCACCTTTAAGATCAAATGGAAGACctggtaattttattattttttttaaattattttaaaacaatagtttcagtaatattccataatattataatggtgtgTTTTTAGAcataatacaacttttttcGGACTAATTTCGAATTACAACACTTAGGTTATTTATCTACATTCTACTCTTATAGCAACATCCGatgcttaatataattacgttACCGTACCAACTtcgttaatatacctatacatatttttaattatatgattaaattttattgattaattctGAACACCGGAAAGTCTATCATTAACGCAAACACTCCCGTAAAAACAGacctattatttgtttttttaagtgcAACAGGGAAAATATCAAGTAGCATGCTAAATGAAAAATCGTGTTTGTAACTAATcgcgtattaataataattctagcTATTTTGACTATgggttgaatataattttttattttcataccaataataataatacatttcaattaaaaattatgtaaactaaattgttatattttcttttagtatTTGCTCAATTACGAAATACTAGATCTGCATCAACCCCAAATGGTAAGTTGCCTAtaacatattgaaatatttatttatttatataaaatattataataaataataaatcgattaGAACCTCAACCAGAATCAGAACCAGAACCAAGGCTAAAAGTTCAGGAAGGCCATAATCATCACGATCACTCTTCACATGAACATGATCACAACCACGATCACTCTTTACATGAACACGATCACAACCACGATCATCACCATCATACTCACGACCATACTCATGAACATCAACACGAAGCTCCCACaaaaaaaggtaattatttatttaaaaaaattaataacattatcacATTTTGTAATgacatattgtaaatatatcaaaatacttctttatattgttttatgaatgACGTATggtttaagaaattaaattgtaatttattattgattaaaagaatgtacctattatgttaaataataacaacaatttttaattttcatgttatatttattatgattgctAATATTTTAGAACTGAAACTCAATACGTACACTCCAAAAGATTTCAACGGGATGGATTGTACAGATTTAGTGATAGGAAGTGCTAGAGGATCATCTAGCAGAGTATGGGATTATTACACAAGAGACaggttaattgatttatttttaaatttttcttactattattcttattattaaattttttattagatcaaCTCCGCGTATGGACAGCTATTGGGGTGGAAAGAATGATTTAATCGCTGCAGTTGGATTTGAAAAAGATGGAGTAACAACTATTGCTTTTAGAAAGAAACTTAAAGGtgacttaaaatgtttattaatttgtacctaaatatatattatttctttattgcattaaattctaataaaaaaattgtatttttatagccACCGAACCTTCTGATCACTCTATCGTAGATGAAGTCATGCACGTGATTTGGGCTAAGGGTCAAGAACAGAAAAACTATCAGCATTCACCAAAATCTGGCCTGGAAAAAGATGTCGCTCATGTAAAAGATTTTTACAAGCAAGATGAACTTAAATATCATGGCCATGGGTCTCAGCGTGGTGTGATTTCTATTAACTTTTTTGGTAATTATCACATCATTTTGtttacagttattaaaaaaatagttgacaCATTATTGATGCAATCGTTactaaaaaatctcaaaaaaaagAACGTTTACCTATACTCTATAGGTAGtagctatacctatatataagtttattatagaaaagtaattgattatatcttatacaaaaaaaactaaattttaatacttattataattacttatacatattatattggcaTAGATTtcactattatacattattagatTTGTTATTGTCGTTGtcgtgattattatattaattttttgtttactatGCTCTCGAATCTTGAACGctcataaacatataataaacattattataattataataatatgttctctTTTATTGGGACTTTCGAGTTCACCGTAGttcatattaaactataaattatcgtatcgtataaatataaaattttgatgtaATATTCATATCCAAAATTGTTTACTAATGCGTTCACCGACCATTTTTCACGGCTTTcgacatattatacaagtgaCACAGTCATACAAATTTACTAgaacattgtattttatgcaCCGTCACCTATGTCGACTTAATGTTTGGTATTAAATTCACGTTTTAAACTCCAACATCATATTAATCGCGAATAGGTATACCTTTgtatatatcatgtatacTGGTAAGCTGGGGCATTGCCCCCCctggattttcaaaaatattttttaaattgaatgtttacagataaattactatttattatataacaaatccTAACATTGCCCCCtcctaaaaaaatttcttcGGGCATCTATGCATGTATaaacctaaattatttataggtatttagttttaaaacgataatattccgaatataagaaaatactaTTCTCTTATGTTTCACaccatttgtaataatatgaatttcacgcactttattattttagatgaaCCTGGACGACAGCAGCCATCGACTGACGATCAAGATTCAACAAAAAACGCCGATGATTCATTGATCAATCGCAATAAACCGTCAGTCCAGCAGGTTTCCACTCCGGCGCCCAGCAACTGTTACGGTCAGTGGGCGACCCCAAAAGGCTGTAATGTAACCGCTGGCCAGTGCGAGTACCACGTGGTATGGACTTATTCGTCGAAGACCGATTACATGCGATTCACAATCACCACCACACACACCAGTACTTGGACTGGTATTGGATTTTCCGACGACCACAAAATGGTAAGTTCAAGAACCTcacaaatattgacaaaaattttgaatttagatatttattcaaacaacTAATTGATTCGATatagtatgaaatataattaaatgcttGGGTCGCCTATGacataaactttattttcaaaccataaactatattataattgcatgagttcttttatattttatttgtaaatttgttaaGTGTTAAGACTTGATCACAGTACAtgctatacaaaaaaaagaacatcAGATAAATCCGAAACTGCTAACTGCAAAGGgacaattaaacaatttggTTTGGTTACAAAGTTACCCATTtagcaaaaaaaattgaatttaaatactagTTGCAGTTGGTTTTGAAAATAGACAcctaattttc from Aphis gossypii isolate Hap1 chromosome 1, ASM2018417v2, whole genome shotgun sequence includes these protein-coding regions:
- the LOC114125150 gene encoding uncharacterized protein LOC114125150 isoform X1: MKSNSWELILVVVACLVCSTTSHVALTFPPARTYDLDFLDTSRTPGPCGMPKGSVKTSLMSGSSFNITWHLAYPHRGGIKLQVLDNYQRPVLDLTPVTKDSDFLRTDATAQSYVVQLPGDFVCEDCTIRLLREALEWGNSYRFWSCADVDIKNKKNYREDCSGKGRYLLSKCRCDKLYYGSRCQYKDECVEDSDCGDQGRCIDVHATSAPRKQCYCEPGWFGPACTKRSSLKSNEIDLSNHRFRELSKDFHLYWKIFKEEGEIEVVLRANSTSYLGLGWRPKDLTAECKNFPALADLPGAKAVAAIPKPEPEPEPKSEPEPKSEPEPKSEPEPKSEPEPKSEPEPKSEPEPKSEPEPKSEPEPKSEPEPKSEPEPKSEPEPKSEPEPKSEPEPKSEPEPKSEPEPKSEPEPKSEPEPKSEPEPKTEPEPKSEPKPTSGPKSSSKPEPEPEPTTSAEPSPEPTTLSTTTIASSTRPKPSFFRTRGRLQKPKPTDEPEAAVSTATAPLRSNGRPVFAQLRNTRSASTPNEPQPESEPEPRLKVQEGHNHHDHSSHEHDHNHDHSLHEHDHNHDHHHHTHDHTHEHQHEAPTKKELKLNTYTPKDFNGMDCTDLVIGSARGSSSRVWDYYTRDRSTPRMDSYWGGKNDLIAAVGFEKDGVTTIAFRKKLKATEPSDHSIVDEVMHVIWAKGQEQKNYQHSPKSGLEKDVAHVKDFYKQDELKYHGHGSQRGVISINFFDEPGRQQPSTDDQDSTKNADDSLINRNKPSVQQVSTPAPSNCYGQWATPKGCNVTAGQCEYHVVWTYSSKTDYMRFTITTTHTSTWTGIGFSDDHKMSQTDAIIGWVDKAGRPFLMDTWINGYTAPLLDASQDLSNITGNTAEGLTTLSFMRKRSTGDTKDMMFSDDKCLYLTFIVKGGGYNPVNKKIKKHEVLPMFSNERVCIRPCGAEEDWELATTTTAPKAAYNVAIKLVKLGENFVVPPAGSPDFDALANTVTSGFKKTLTKLPEFYKISVDEFSQDNDNVVAKMSVELDESGGGSRGRALGTDEGAEQLERVLRSTVNSGHVGALSLDPKYFVFEAAPLSSTIPLEENVNESILLSTTKLWIVIGCISALVFIAIVQAGCTIYKTARRPRPNHKDHGGVNSAWKDYSSGGGGPNTNYAFDQYDGDEKQSPSSLSHTSTIPLTTKLVSHNGSGGGNHYAESRSLHRPAATAAAAANGGAGRHMHSRPPPPPAHQQQLLHQDRAAGTYSLPRPTQQPPHHNGGYYTHRPPNRTAHHGPPHQQQSAGGDQLQPDFYFMPSQRKYSGEVVRVYVDYNTNPRK
- the LOC114125150 gene encoding uncharacterized protein LOC114125150 isoform X2 → MKSNSWELILVVVACLVCSTTSHVALTFPPARTYDLDFLDTSRTPGPCGMPKGSVKTSLMSGSSFNITWHLAYPHRGGIKLQVLDNYQRPVLDLTPVTKDSDFLRTDATAQSYVVQLPGDFVCEDCTIRLLREALEWGNSYRFWSCADVDIKNKKNYREDCSGKGRYLLSKCRCDKLYYGSRCQYKDECVEDSDCGDQGRCIDVHATSAPRKQCYCEPGWFGPACTKRSSLKSNEIDLSNHRFRELSKDFHLYWKIFKEEGEIEVVLRANSTSYLGLGWRPKDLTAECKNFPALADLPGAKAVAAIPKPEPEPEPKSEPEPKSEPEPKSEPEPKSEPEPKSEPEPKSEPEPKSEPEPKSEPEPKSEPEPKSEPEPKSEPEPKSEPEPKSEPEPKSEPEPKSEPEPKSEPEPKSEPEPKSEPEPKTEPEPKSEPKPTSGPKSSSKPEPEPEPTTSAEPSPEPTTLSTTTIASSTRPKPSFFRTRGRLQKPKPTDEPEAAVSTATAPLRSNGRPVFAQLRNTRSASTPNEPQPESEPEPRLKVQEGHNHHDHSSHEHDHNHDHSLHEHDHNHDHHHHTHDHTHEHQHEAPTKKELKLNTYTPKDFNGMDCTDLVIGSARGSSSRVWDYYTRDRSTPRMDSYWGGKNDLIAAVGFEKDGVTTIAFRKKLKATEPSDHSIVDEVMHVIWAKGQEQKNYQHSPKSGLEKDVAHVKDFYKQDELKYHGHGSQRGVISINFFDEPGRQQPSTDDQDSTKNADDSLINRNKPSVQQVSTPAPSNCYGQWATPKGCNVTAGQCEYHVVWTYSSKTDYMRFTITTTHTSTWTGIGFSDDHKMSQTDAIIGWVDKAGRPFLMDTWINGYTAPLLDASQDLSNITGNTAEGLTTLSFMRKRSTGDTKDMMFSDDKCLYLTFIVKGGGYNPVNKKIKKHEVLPMFSNERVCIRPCGAEEDWELATTTTAPKAAYNVAIKLVKLGENFVVPPAGSPDFDALANTVTSGFKKTLTKLPEFYKISVDEFSQDNDNVVAKMSVELDESGGGSRGRALGTDEGAEQLERVLRSTVNSGHVGALSLDPKYFVFEAAPLSSTIPLEENVNESILLSTTKLWIVIGCISALVFIAIVQAGCTIYKTARRPRPNHKLVYSVPTGVQAGYRPPVDPYMYTTGHWAPIRAEHVTHRY